One stretch of Dissulfurimicrobium hydrothermale DNA includes these proteins:
- a CDS encoding TMEM165/GDT1 family protein translates to MDVKLFLTVFVSVLIAELGDKTQLATMLFATDKRADSLTVFVGASLALTLASAVGVLAGDAVSQYVSEKPLRLMAATGFIAIGAWMLFRTA, encoded by the coding sequence GTGGATGTCAAATTGTTTTTGACGGTCTTTGTATCTGTATTGATAGCTGAGCTTGGCGATAAGACCCAGCTTGCTACCATGCTTTTTGCAACGGACAAGCGGGCAGATTCGCTGACTGTATTTGTCGGTGCCTCGTTGGCACTGACATTGGCTTCGGCTGTAGGCGTCTTGGCTGGAGATGCTGTCTCCCAATATGTAAGCGAAAAACCCTTGAGACTGATGGCCGCGACAGGTTTTATCGCTATTGGTGCATGGATGCTTTTCAGGACGGCATAA
- a CDS encoding FmdB family zinc ribbon protein: MPIYEYECLSCGRIVELMQRFTDPDPAQCKCGGRFRKLISNSSFHLKGTGWYVTDYKNRGGNNVHAASEADKPKTPAASPPATASSPHSSKGCGTEGADATCCH, from the coding sequence ATGCCGATATACGAATATGAATGCCTATCTTGCGGAAGGATTGTAGAACTTATGCAAAGGTTTACTGATCCAGATCCTGCGCAGTGCAAATGCGGCGGCAGGTTCCGCAAGCTGATTTCTAACTCCAGCTTTCATTTGAAGGGTACGGGTTGGTATGTTACAGATTACAAAAATCGCGGCGGCAATAACGTCCATGCTGCAAGTGAGGCTGACAAGCCAAAAACTCCTGCTGCGTCGCCGCCTGCAACGGCTTCAAGTCCTCATTCATCAAAGGGATGCGGTACAGAGGGCGCAGATGCTACCTGCTGCCATTAG
- a CDS encoding MerR family transcriptional regulator produces MKLADKNSPIYPISVAARLLGLHPRTLRLYEEEGLITPARQGNKRYYSQSDIDWISCLRHLIHEEGISIPGIKKLLELTPCWEIKKCPPERREKCTAFANKVVPCWERASSACAKELNHCQECDVYIKAMKEARDEATENNNAKKQLKIIKVKKREPTLAVCTKPGCSEQAPA; encoded by the coding sequence ATGAAGCTCGCTGATAAAAACAGTCCCATTTATCCCATAAGCGTCGCCGCCAGACTGCTCGGATTACACCCAAGGACCTTAAGACTTTATGAGGAAGAGGGCCTTATAACCCCTGCCAGACAAGGCAACAAACGTTATTATTCCCAATCAGATATCGACTGGATAAGCTGTCTGCGCCATCTTATTCATGAAGAAGGGATCAGCATCCCTGGGATAAAAAAACTCCTGGAGCTCACTCCATGCTGGGAAATAAAAAAATGCCCGCCTGAACGCAGGGAGAAATGCACAGCCTTTGCAAACAAGGTGGTACCTTGTTGGGAAAGGGCGAGCTCAGCCTGCGCCAAAGAGCTCAACCATTGCCAGGAATGCGACGTATATATCAAGGCCATGAAAGAAGCCCGAGACGAAGCAACGGAAAACAACAACGCCAAGAAACAACTAAAAATTATCAAAGTCAAAAAACGCGAGCCTACCCTTGCAGTTTGTACAAAACCAGGCTGTTCTGAGCAGGCACCGGCCTAA
- a CDS encoding TolC family protein has protein sequence MKASIRAFMLICCVLIPAGVFAAEAQTLTLKECLKTALEQSPLIKGAGFDVEASKEAVKGAKGQMFPKIDFNASYLKENQDVPYIPAQSTTIPAKFSNEVYSWGAFLRVPIYEGGRLVGQLKASELEQAVQSARKDFTTQDLIANVTNTFNKLLELKELRKAYIKSVRALEEQKKDAGLLLKIGRVAKVDFLRIEVQLASERQNLVRAEESIARTKNALAFFLGVDVGQIKDVEGRLTAGEHAETKDIDVDVFVRARPDVVAALKRAEEARIGVNIASGKRYPSVALVGDYGNRAGVGFNQREEIWEVGFVASVNIFDAGVISSEINSQKAHYEKAKEELRRVMLQARREIADAVSLIRDAEARLDLARKAVAQSEESLRIETLKYKTGAGAITDVLLSEAAMSLSNANYYQALYDYNSAVTEFKRATGTIGVEK, from the coding sequence GTGAAGGCATCTATCAGGGCTTTCATGCTTATCTGCTGTGTCTTGATTCCGGCTGGTGTCTTTGCAGCAGAGGCGCAGACGCTTACCCTTAAGGAGTGTCTCAAAACAGCCCTTGAACAGAGTCCGCTCATAAAAGGGGCAGGATTCGATGTCGAGGCGTCAAAAGAGGCTGTAAAGGGGGCAAAGGGACAGATGTTCCCAAAGATTGATTTTAACGCCTCCTATCTCAAGGAAAATCAGGATGTGCCCTATATACCGGCCCAGAGCACAACGATTCCCGCTAAGTTCAGCAATGAGGTCTATTCGTGGGGTGCATTTTTGAGAGTACCCATATATGAAGGCGGAAGGCTTGTCGGGCAGCTCAAGGCGTCTGAGCTTGAACAGGCTGTACAATCCGCAAGGAAAGATTTTACAACGCAGGACCTTATTGCAAACGTTACTAATACATTCAATAAGCTCCTGGAGTTGAAAGAGCTGCGTAAGGCCTATATTAAGTCGGTGAGGGCGCTGGAAGAACAAAAGAAAGATGCGGGACTCCTATTGAAAATAGGCCGTGTGGCAAAGGTGGATTTCTTGAGGATAGAGGTTCAGCTTGCCTCGGAAAGACAGAATCTGGTAAGGGCCGAGGAGTCCATAGCCCGGACAAAAAACGCCCTTGCGTTTTTCCTTGGTGTAGATGTTGGTCAAATAAAGGATGTAGAAGGTCGACTTACGGCCGGCGAGCACGCAGAGACAAAAGATATCGATGTAGATGTATTTGTCAGGGCTCGACCTGACGTGGTCGCCGCATTGAAGAGGGCGGAGGAGGCAAGGATCGGGGTGAATATAGCCTCAGGAAAGAGATATCCGTCTGTCGCCCTGGTTGGTGATTACGGCAACCGTGCTGGTGTAGGGTTTAATCAAAGGGAGGAGATATGGGAGGTAGGTTTTGTAGCCTCGGTAAATATCTTTGATGCAGGCGTGATCTCTTCAGAGATAAATAGCCAAAAGGCACACTATGAGAAGGCAAAAGAGGAGCTTAGGCGTGTCATGCTTCAGGCAAGGCGGGAGATCGCCGACGCCGTTTCTCTCATAAGAGATGCAGAGGCAAGGCTGGACCTCGCACGGAAGGCCGTCGCGCAATCAGAAGAGAGCCTTCGCATAGAGACCCTTAAATACAAGACAGGCGCTGGCGCAATAACTGATGTGCTCCTTTCTGAAGCGGCCATGAGTCTTTCCAATGCCAATTATTATCAAGCCCTTTACGATTACAACTCAGCAGTGACCGAGTTCAAGAGGGCGACAGGGACCATAGGGGTGGAGAAATGA
- a CDS encoding efflux RND transporter periplasmic adaptor subunit — protein sequence MKKIIAILVALVLIGGAIFVIKKKKDMIARTPAVAAYPLPVEAAVATRGDFEISSHYLGTIQPFNYADIAPRITGSIISVRVREGDVVHKGDVLVIIDDRELREKEQAQALQVAAARSQLAGVKSACETQQAIFERDETLYKEGAISKEAFERSRAQRDLAVAQVKSLEDNINALQNIQRAQAVETSYAVLSSPMDGVVAKRLAEPGDLAVPGRSIVRVEGTDRFKLVVQIPETEMPLMKKGGKVVLSNGKDSFNALISRVYPAVGTGTLGSIEIDLTKRPFDCPSGGTVGVDVITGDIPNATIVPLNALLEDQSGSFVYKIEVNNIKVLKVAVLGKNADHAAIRGDIKDGDMVVTGDEGKLMRLSGNMTVIPQKAGALR from the coding sequence ATGAAAAAGATTATAGCTATTTTAGTAGCATTGGTTTTGATCGGCGGGGCGATCTTTGTCATAAAGAAAAAGAAGGACATGATCGCCCGCACGCCTGCTGTCGCAGCTTATCCGCTTCCGGTTGAGGCCGCCGTGGCGACAAGGGGGGATTTCGAGATATCGTCGCACTATCTCGGCACCATTCAGCCTTTCAATTATGCGGACATAGCGCCAAGGATAACAGGCTCTATAATAAGCGTAAGGGTGAGAGAGGGCGACGTCGTCCACAAAGGTGATGTGCTCGTGATCATTGACGACAGGGAGCTTAGAGAAAAGGAGCAGGCCCAGGCCCTTCAGGTGGCCGCTGCCCGGTCGCAGCTTGCCGGCGTAAAGAGCGCCTGTGAGACCCAGCAGGCGATCTTTGAAAGGGATGAGACGCTCTATAAAGAAGGGGCCATCTCCAAAGAGGCGTTTGAGCGATCAAGGGCCCAGAGAGACCTGGCGGTTGCACAGGTAAAAAGCCTGGAAGACAACATAAACGCCCTGCAAAATATCCAGAGGGCCCAGGCGGTTGAGACCTCATATGCAGTGCTCTCTTCTCCCATGGACGGCGTGGTGGCAAAGAGGCTTGCCGAGCCAGGGGACCTTGCCGTGCCTGGAAGGTCCATAGTGAGGGTTGAAGGGACAGACAGATTCAAGCTCGTTGTCCAGATACCGGAGACCGAGATGCCCCTTATGAAAAAAGGGGGAAAGGTAGTGCTTTCAAACGGAAAAGATAGCTTTAATGCCCTGATCAGCCGCGTTTATCCTGCTGTTGGCACAGGCACCCTTGGCAGCATTGAGATAGACCTGACCAAGCGCCCGTTTGATTGCCCGTCCGGCGGGACTGTCGGCGTGGACGTGATTACAGGAGATATCCCCAATGCGACAATCGTCCCGCTGAACGCCCTCCTTGAGGATCAGAGCGGGAGTTTTGTCTATAAAATTGAGGTGAATAATATCAAGGTTTTAAAGGTGGCTGTTCTTGGGAAAAACGCCGATCATGCCGCGATCAGAGGGGATATAAAAGACGGCGACATGGTTGTTACTGGGGACGAAGGAAAGCTTATGAGGCTTTCCGGCAACATGACCGTGATACCGCAAAAGGCAGGGGCTTTGAGATGA
- a CDS encoding efflux RND transporter permease subunit, producing the protein MKFTEKYLKMPYLITSIIFLFAAIGLIGFNKLPINLFPDSDYPQIAVLISYPGASAKDIEDQVTRLVEKEINTIDQVRKVSSSTKDEITAITAEFEYTKGLDAAATDVSNAIKKVEGQLPPEIRPPQIFKISKATQPDLILSLSPKEGSPFDLAKVRQLADNDIKEDLLRIPNVANVEVFGGYNPELTIKINPDRLNSYGVSLAQVMAAVAAQNLNIPNGFIIREKDQYILKTQGELAKKEDAGLIVIAHAQGGDVHLRDVADITPGFQERQSLYHGNGKPAIGVSILRSHEGHDLDTIKAVEKALPGIRARYPMISFEIADTQKELIENSVDNMIDALRDAIIMTVIVIFLFLADIRGMIIAAISIPFTYLLTFAIMYMLGMEFNLVTLTGIILAVGMLLDDAIVVIENIERRYHQNKEELKTAVFGGTDEVMLAIFSGTYATIMVLIPIIFIGGFVQTILRPLSVTLCIALAVSYVVSVTVIPLFAPMILKAEAKKNRFERLIQLFDDRIISPIRDFFVGILEIALRHRALFLAGAVIVLVFSLRQMPLVGRDLMPPMDTGIIKVNFEADSNTSLAGTEGILNQMEDVIKKTPGVLRISTTVGSEPGVISFGSGRVPQQGTITIHLVDRFHRKESLWQAEDILRSEFRKIAGIKYVDVFDYGATALSSIKATVDIMVSGPDPKIIDSIGSDIMERLKKVKGLESIARSWTYDKREVAFKVNMEKAAIYGMSPVAISKEIGAAVRGGVSSVFRVPGQDGYFIRVQYGPRYRDSLPAIESMLIQTPKGPVPVRELGSLSMIKTQTSMTRQYLQPTLDIYGYRSTAAVSHIHDDIEKALKGIRLPPGYAISQEGDLKQMKESFGRLLSALVIGLILLYFSLVPAFKSWIHPLTIMSAIPLGLIGAIWSMLITGKHQCMPSFMGMILLAGIVVKNSILLIDFIEEARGRGEAIRDAIIESVRIRTRPILMTAVGTSVGMIPIALEWAIGLERLSPLAIVAIGGLMVSTFLTLVYVPILYSLFDGLKTTRLKMSLSMPLRIRRVAQ; encoded by the coding sequence ATGAAATTTACTGAAAAGTATTTGAAAATGCCCTATCTTATCACTTCTATTATATTTCTCTTTGCCGCGATCGGCCTGATCGGGTTTAACAAGCTTCCAATAAACCTCTTTCCTGACAGCGATTACCCGCAGATAGCCGTCCTTATCTCCTATCCAGGCGCATCTGCCAAGGACATCGAGGACCAGGTTACAAGACTCGTGGAAAAAGAGATCAACACCATAGATCAGGTAAGAAAGGTCTCTTCCTCGACAAAGGACGAGATAACCGCCATTACCGCTGAATTTGAATACACAAAGGGCCTTGACGCCGCGGCTACCGACGTCTCAAACGCCATTAAAAAGGTCGAGGGGCAGCTTCCGCCCGAGATAAGGCCGCCCCAGATATTTAAGATCAGCAAGGCGACACAGCCCGATCTCATACTGTCCCTGAGCCCGAAGGAAGGCTCGCCATTTGATCTTGCGAAGGTCAGGCAGCTTGCGGATAACGATATAAAGGAAGACCTCCTGCGCATACCAAATGTCGCCAATGTCGAGGTCTTCGGCGGTTACAACCCTGAGCTTACCATCAAGATCAACCCTGACCGCCTGAACAGCTATGGCGTCTCACTCGCTCAGGTGATGGCGGCAGTCGCAGCCCAGAACCTGAACATTCCAAATGGGTTCATCATCAGGGAAAAAGACCAGTATATTCTGAAGACCCAGGGCGAGCTTGCAAAGAAAGAAGACGCCGGCCTGATAGTCATAGCCCATGCTCAGGGGGGTGATGTGCACTTAAGAGATGTGGCCGACATCACGCCTGGATTTCAGGAGAGACAGTCCCTTTATCATGGAAATGGCAAACCTGCCATCGGCGTAAGCATCCTGCGCTCACACGAAGGCCATGACCTTGACACGATAAAGGCGGTGGAAAAGGCCCTGCCGGGCATCCGGGCCAGGTACCCCATGATCAGTTTCGAGATAGCGGACACCCAGAAGGAGCTTATCGAAAACAGCGTTGACAACATGATTGACGCCCTTCGAGATGCCATTATCATGACAGTGATCGTCATATTTCTCTTCCTTGCGGACATCCGCGGCATGATTATAGCCGCCATCTCCATCCCTTTTACCTATCTTCTGACATTTGCCATCATGTACATGCTTGGCATGGAATTTAACCTTGTAACGCTTACCGGCATCATCCTGGCCGTAGGCATGCTCCTTGATGACGCGATCGTTGTCATAGAAAATATCGAGCGCAGATACCACCAGAACAAGGAGGAGCTGAAAACCGCTGTATTCGGTGGCACGGACGAGGTGATGCTCGCCATATTCTCAGGGACATACGCCACAATAATGGTCCTGATCCCCATTATCTTTATCGGCGGTTTTGTCCAGACGATACTCCGCCCCCTCTCTGTCACCCTCTGTATCGCCCTGGCTGTATCCTATGTCGTATCTGTAACCGTAATCCCGCTCTTCGCCCCGATGATCCTGAAGGCCGAGGCGAAAAAGAACCGGTTTGAAAGGCTCATTCAGCTCTTTGACGACCGCATTATCTCACCTATAAGGGATTTCTTTGTGGGCATACTTGAGATTGCGCTCAGACACAGGGCGCTCTTTCTTGCGGGGGCGGTGATCGTGCTGGTCTTTAGCCTCAGGCAGATGCCTCTTGTTGGCAGGGACCTCATGCCGCCCATGGATACAGGGATCATCAAGGTAAACTTCGAGGCGGACTCAAATACGTCGCTTGCCGGGACAGAGGGCATCCTCAACCAGATGGAAGATGTGATCAAAAAAACCCCGGGGGTCTTGAGGATATCGACAACCGTGGGCTCTGAGCCGGGGGTGATAAGCTTTGGAAGCGGCAGGGTCCCGCAGCAGGGGACGATCACCATACACCTTGTGGACAGATTCCACAGAAAGGAGTCCCTCTGGCAGGCCGAGGACATATTAAGGAGCGAATTCAGGAAGATCGCGGGGATAAAGTATGTGGACGTCTTTGACTACGGCGCAACAGCGCTTTCATCCATAAAGGCCACTGTTGACATCATGGTAAGCGGACCTGACCCGAAGATCATCGATTCCATAGGAAGCGATATCATGGAGAGGCTCAAGAAGGTCAAAGGGCTTGAAAGTATCGCCCGAAGCTGGACCTATGACAAAAGGGAGGTGGCCTTTAAGGTCAACATGGAAAAGGCGGCGATCTATGGCATGTCGCCGGTGGCCATCTCAAAAGAGATAGGTGCGGCTGTAAGGGGAGGCGTGTCATCGGTATTCAGGGTCCCGGGACAGGACGGCTACTTCATAAGGGTGCAGTATGGGCCAAGGTACAGGGATAGCCTGCCTGCCATAGAATCCATGCTCATCCAGACTCCCAAGGGCCCGGTGCCTGTAAGGGAATTGGGCAGTCTCAGCATGATAAAGACCCAGACCTCCATGACAAGGCAGTATCTCCAGCCCACCCTTGACATCTATGGATACCGCTCCACCGCCGCTGTATCGCACATTCACGACGATATTGAAAAGGCGCTCAAGGGCATAAGGCTTCCGCCCGGCTACGCCATCTCGCAGGAAGGGGATTTGAAGCAGATGAAGGAGTCCTTTGGAAGACTCCTGTCCGCCCTTGTAATCGGCCTCATACTGCTTTATTTTTCTTTGGTGCCGGCGTTTAAATCCTGGATACATCCGCTTACGATAATGTCCGCCATACCACTTGGGCTTATCGGCGCTATCTGGTCCATGCTTATCACGGGCAAACATCAGTGCATGCCCTCTTTCATGGGGATGATCCTCCTGGCCGGAATAGTGGTAAAAAATTCCATCCTGCTCATAGATTTTATCGAGGAGGCGCGGGGACGCGGGGAAGCTATCAGGGATGCGATAATTGAAAGCGTAAGGATAAGGACGAGGCCCATACTTATGACCGCGGTTGGAACGAGCGTAGGCATGATCCCCATAGCCCTTGAGTGGGCGATAGGGTTAGAACGGCTCTCGCCCCTTGCGATTGTCGCCATCGGCGGGCTTATGGTCTCCACATTTCTTACGCTTGTCTATGTCCCGATACTCTACAGCCTGTTTGATGGATTAAAGACAACTAGGCTGAAGATGTCTCTTTCAATGCCATTGCGTATACGCCGGGTAGCCCAATAA
- a CDS encoding ArsR/SmtB family transcription factor yields the protein MKILKALSDETRLRIIKLLEDGEHCVCDIVAALDMVQPKVSFHLGVLKEAGLIKDRKDGKWSYYSLNDADILRRFLLFTVIEKVGEEDTKDDSKRLKSFLEYKGQKQSG from the coding sequence TTGAAGATACTAAAGGCCCTTTCAGACGAGACCAGGCTCAGGATAATAAAACTCCTTGAAGACGGCGAGCATTGTGTATGTGATATAGTGGCCGCACTCGATATGGTTCAGCCCAAGGTCTCATTCCATCTGGGGGTATTGAAGGAGGCAGGTCTTATAAAAGACAGAAAGGATGGCAAGTGGAGTTATTATAGCCTGAACGACGCCGATATATTGAGAAGATTCTTGTTGTTTACCGTGATAGAAAAGGTCGGGGAAGAGGACACAAAAGACGACAGCAAGAGGCTCAAGAGCTTTCTGGAATACAAAGGACAAAAGCAATCCGGTTGA
- a CDS encoding cation-translocating P-type ATPase, protein MADFDIKTIKGLSEAEAKERIKKYGLNELPSSRPRNIFQTTLEVVREPLFVLLVICGGLYLMLGDFKEALMLLGFVFVVMGITFYQERKTEKALDMLKRLSSPRALVIRDGKEMRIAGRDVVVDDIIILREGDRVPADAVVLRAVNLAVDESLLTGESMPVRKVDWDGGVDRAGPGGDDRPYVYSGTMITRGLGYARVVATGVDTRLGKIGRAMEGLAEEDSRLKEETGRLVRVLLITGGILCIVIIIVYGVTRGDFIQGLLSGITFAMAMLPEEFPVVLTVFMALGAWRISKKHVLTRKISAIETLGAATVLCTDKTGTLTQNKMQVRKIYSAGCYFDFDVDMGKEAVLPEDFYQLIEYGILASQKDPFDPMEKAIAELGRFKFVGDARCLHADWEFIQEYPLSKELLAMSHVWRIPGDGRYVIAAKGAPEAIFDLCHLSDASRRILSETIKEMASEGLRVLGVAKSFLGPGQLPQIQHDFEFEFLGFIGLSDPIRPTVKDAIEEFYRAGIRVVIITGDYLVTAQYVGRRIGLKNVGNCITGVEIDCMTDTELRERVKDVSIFARILPEQKLRIVNAFKANGEVVAMTGDGVNDAPALKSSNIGIAMGGRGTDVARETADLVLLDDDFSSIVDAVRLGRRIFDNLRKAMAYILSIHVPIAGMSLVPVLFKGLPVILWPAHIVFLELIIDPTCSIVFEAEQEEMDIMDRPPRPVNEPLFDINYIIISIFQGLGILVAIGLVYWAALYLDKDVGVVRALAFATLIMADIGLTLTNRSWKRTIPETLKTWNSTLSIVICGIVIFLGLILYVPFLRETFHFGILHLDDLAFCFTAAFISILWFEICKLFFRNKSCFT, encoded by the coding sequence ATGGCGGATTTCGACATAAAAACGATAAAAGGGTTGTCGGAGGCAGAGGCCAAGGAAAGGATTAAAAAATATGGTCTGAATGAACTGCCTTCATCAAGGCCAAGGAATATCTTTCAGACGACTCTGGAGGTTGTAAGGGAGCCTCTGTTTGTGCTCCTTGTGATCTGCGGTGGATTGTATCTGATGCTTGGCGATTTTAAAGAGGCCTTGATGCTCCTTGGATTTGTATTTGTGGTCATGGGGATCACATTTTATCAGGAAAGAAAGACAGAAAAGGCGCTCGATATGCTTAAGCGTCTTTCAAGTCCAAGGGCCCTTGTCATAAGAGACGGCAAAGAGATGCGCATAGCGGGCCGAGATGTCGTAGTGGACGACATTATCATCTTAAGAGAAGGCGATAGAGTGCCGGCTGATGCGGTTGTCCTGCGGGCCGTCAATCTTGCCGTGGATGAATCGCTTCTAACCGGTGAGTCCATGCCTGTTCGGAAGGTGGATTGGGATGGAGGTGTGGACAGAGCCGGTCCTGGTGGCGACGACCGGCCTTATGTCTATTCCGGGACAATGATCACGCGGGGGCTGGGATATGCCAGGGTGGTCGCAACAGGCGTCGATACGAGGCTTGGGAAGATAGGCAGGGCGATGGAAGGCCTTGCAGAGGAAGATTCAAGGCTTAAAGAAGAGACTGGGCGCCTTGTGAGGGTATTGCTCATTACAGGCGGCATATTGTGTATCGTCATTATTATTGTATACGGCGTTACGAGGGGTGATTTTATTCAAGGTCTTCTTTCCGGCATAACCTTTGCAATGGCGATGCTCCCTGAAGAGTTTCCCGTGGTATTGACCGTTTTTATGGCGCTTGGGGCGTGGAGGATCTCGAAAAAACACGTGCTGACGCGTAAAATTTCAGCCATTGAGACACTCGGTGCGGCTACCGTGTTGTGTACGGACAAGACCGGTACTTTAACGCAAAATAAGATGCAGGTGAGAAAGATTTATTCGGCGGGGTGTTATTTTGATTTTGATGTAGATATGGGAAAAGAAGCTGTTTTGCCTGAAGATTTTTATCAGCTTATAGAATATGGGATACTTGCAAGCCAGAAAGATCCGTTTGATCCGATGGAAAAGGCGATTGCAGAGCTCGGGCGGTTTAAGTTTGTCGGCGACGCCAGGTGCCTGCATGCAGATTGGGAGTTTATTCAGGAATATCCGCTGTCAAAGGAGTTGCTCGCCATGTCGCACGTCTGGAGGATCCCTGGTGACGGCAGGTATGTCATAGCGGCAAAAGGTGCGCCCGAGGCGATATTTGATTTGTGCCACCTGTCTGACGCCAGCAGGCGGATATTGTCAGAAACCATCAAGGAAATGGCTTCGGAAGGCCTGAGGGTGCTCGGTGTTGCGAAGTCATTTTTAGGGCCTGGGCAGTTGCCTCAAATCCAGCATGATTTCGAGTTCGAGTTTCTAGGGTTCATAGGCCTTTCCGATCCAATCAGGCCGACCGTGAAAGACGCCATAGAAGAGTTTTATAGGGCCGGGATAAGAGTCGTAATTATTACAGGTGATTATTTGGTAACTGCACAATATGTCGGACGGCGGATAGGTCTCAAGAATGTCGGAAACTGCATTACCGGCGTTGAAATTGACTGTATGACGGACACGGAATTGAGAGAGCGGGTGAAAGATGTCTCTATCTTTGCACGGATACTTCCTGAACAAAAGTTGAGAATAGTAAATGCATTCAAGGCAAATGGAGAGGTTGTTGCAATGACTGGTGATGGCGTAAATGATGCGCCAGCATTGAAATCGAGCAATATCGGCATCGCGATGGGCGGCAGAGGGACTGATGTAGCAAGGGAGACAGCCGATCTAGTGCTGCTGGATGACGATTTTTCTTCGATCGTTGATGCCGTCAGGCTCGGCCGCCGGATTTTTGATAATCTGAGAAAGGCGATGGCGTATATCCTTTCGATACATGTCCCCATTGCCGGTATGTCCCTTGTCCCTGTGCTTTTTAAAGGTCTTCCGGTCATCCTTTGGCCGGCGCATATCGTCTTTCTTGAATTGATAATCGACCCTACCTGTTCTATCGTCTTTGAGGCCGAGCAAGAAGAGATGGATATCATGGATAGACCACCTCGTCCTGTGAATGAGCCGCTTTTTGATATCAACTATATCATTATAAGTATATTCCAGGGATTAGGTATCTTGGTGGCCATAGGATTGGTTTACTGGGCAGCTTTGTATCTTGATAAAGATGTAGGAGTTGTGCGTGCACTTGCATTTGCTACACTGATAATGGCGGACATAGGTCTAACCTTGACCAACCGATCATGGAAGCGCACCATCCCTGAGACATTAAAGACCTGGAACTCAACGCTGTCGATAGTCATATGCGGAATCGTCATATTCCTTGGGCTTATTTTGTATGTTCCATTTTTGCGTGAGACATTTCATTTTGGCATATTGCACTTGGACGACCTTGCATTTTGTTTTACAGCCGCTTTTATAAGTATTTTATGGTTTGAAATATGTAAGTTGTTTTTCAGAAATAAGTCATGCTTCACATAA